atattttctaatgactcattttcctaagcgaTTCAAATGCTAtaaaatgaagaatattttttttggaaaatatttttttgtgaaataaggCATAATTGTGGATTGTATTTTCCTTCTTATAATTTTCGTGATTCTTCATGGATAATCTTCATTGTGAACCGTTGCAATTTAAAAGAATCGAAATTCACATCGATCTATTCTTTGTCACAACGTgacatcataaatatttttacactttcgaaattttaaaatttcaaatagcaCTTTACTCTTGATTACGATGGAATTGTAAATCCTCATAATTACCATCCCTATTTACGACTTTATGTTGTTTGTTACAAACATGTGTCCCAACCCTTTGTAAAttgtttcaattaaaaaaaaaatcaaaatttatgatgTTTTGTTCTTAGTTATAATAAATCCTTGTAAATTTCCAAATAGTGAATTGTCctgtaattttcttatttttatgagTACTCGGTAGTGTAATTAAGCCGAGTCAAGTCAATACATTGGTAAGCTCGAGCTCAACTTCACCCATAGACTTGATACTCCAACCTCGACTTGAGCTTGATCAAGTATCAAATTTCTTACTTCAGCTTGACTAAAGTAGAAAAATTGAGATACTTAAACTTGACTCGACTCAACTTGATCACAATTAACATATAAATAACATTTGATCACAGTCGAGATGCTTGCCGGTGGCATCCACTGGTTGTTCCCGGCGCTGCAATACCCCGCCTCCCGGCAACGGAGGTCAAGCAGAGCTTATCGATCCCTGCGGGCCCCACCGCTTCCTTCTCTCCAATTCCCTCATCAATCTCTCTATTCTGCTTAGCCCGAAAAGcagaaaattagttttttttttttttgatacccagggaaccccgtacagccggcagccggcgGGTAAACCCTGGAgcgacgctagcggaggacccaccaccccgacgtcgcgcttaagatcccgtgcATCCTgcgggatttgaacccctccaTCTTGGGTAGATGTCATGGGGGCTCTTATCCAGCTAGGCCACTGCAGGCGGTGGTTAAAAGCAGAAAATTAGTTTAACCTCATTTCCTTGAATAAtcctattttatatttttagatgCTTTTTATCCCATTTTCCATAGTGACTGTGGTTTCAACTAAAATGTGGTGTGGCAAATTGTAATTTCTTTTGCTAAGTTACTGATAGATTTGGGCAGGTAAGAATTCAATTGTTCAACATGCATCGAGGAATTccaatttttgattattttaaaaatctaatAAATATGATTGACCAACTTTTGAAGCAAAGCACGTGAGGGCAAGTATACTTGAATGTGCATTTGCTTACAATTTTAGGAGATAATCTGGTTTCTGTGGAGATAATGTATATATGTTACTACATGTTAACATCTGAATTTTAGCAGAcacatcaagcataaatttttcttaaaaaaatataaataaataaataaaaagaaaaaagaaaagggctcCAATTTGGTAAAAATGGAAAAGGCCTGATCAAAGTTACCCAAGCCCGGCCAATCAATTTGTGTGGCCCAGAAATTCAATCCAATTCTTCACAAGCACAAGCCCACCAGATCATTTAAAAGCCCACCACAGCCCATAAAAATGCCCATGACACGTGAAACGGTGGAATCCTCTATCCGGTACCCTCTCCTTCGCCGGCCACCAATCGACGCCAGTGTCCACCGTTCCCCATTGCCTACCATAATCCCTCCGATCGCTGGCCGACGGAGAACCAAGAATACCAGAGCAAAGAGGAGGACACGAACAATTTCATCATCTCCGATCCAGAGGATTCCTTAGCTTCTGGACCACGAATTGACGCTAGCATTCGCGCCTCACCAGCTCCAATCGCTGAAGACTTCCATATTATCCAGTTGCTGGCCACCATAGATGAGAAAACACCGAAGCAGAGCAGGATTTTTGACAGACGAAGCTCAGtgagatttctctctctctctctctctctctaagaatttCCTTAGCCTAATTCACCTTTTCGACGTTCTCAGGTCACTGACATGTTAGATGTAAAAATTCATATGCGGAAGCCAGGATCAATTgaagacaaacctccagccattgttcttgttcgTGTTCGTCAGAAAAAAcctaaaatcaaataaaattggGGACACTCTACTACCTCAATTCACTCtcgtactgatggtgtattctgAATGAGAGAGTTTGAGTTAGACTTTGTCATCACCCGTCAGaaatgaacgtacgttcctTTTATATCCCGTCTCCCATCAAAACGGTTACCAAATgggcggttgtcacgaaaggATACGAAGCGTGGAAAAACTTTATGTCGAACAGTtgcaactttaagagaaaatgtgggtctaaaatgtgggatcacaaaaataaataacattctcccacttgatcccatcattttcatcatacggATTATTCAActaattccacaaaatttttatgcttaaagaaaagaaacaaaacacatggatcattgcgacatgtcctctaagagtgagtaatatcttccatgtatcacaatgcaccttatttctttaatgtcagcctatatgtgacaacaaatcttaatgaataaaccccaTGTTTATTCCAGAACCAATgataaatgttattctcataaacaacaaaatgtgtacacaaaaattgagaatcgacattacaactgaataagagtttcatacaacaaaaatcGTTCATATGACGACAAATTACATGATGGGACTTATTCCCATACTAgttacatgatccttatacttcattggtggcatgcctttagttaaaggatcggctatcatcaattcagtgctaacgtgttcaatgatcactttattctccttaacacgttcccttatggctaaatgcttaatgtcgatatgcttacttcgactgccacttttggcatttttagccataaaaactgcagctgaattgtcacaatatattcttaatggcctagaaatagaatcaacaattctaagcccagcaatgaaactcttcaaccatacaccatgcgaggtagcctcaaaacaagaaatgaactcagcctccatagtagaagtagcagtcaaagtctgcttggcacttctccatgacacgGCTTCGCCAGttaacataaaaatgtatccaaatgttgattttcgtgaatcaacACAGCCCGCGAAGTCCGCATCCGAATAACCGACCACTTCCAGGTTGTCAGTCCgtctatacataagcatatagtCTTTGGAACCTTAAAGGTATCTCAttactttctttgcagctctccagTGGTCTAAACCTGGATTACTCTGATATCTACCCAATATTCCCACAGCAAAAGCGATGTCAGGTCgagtgcaaacttgagcatacatcaagcttccaacagcagaagcatatgAAATGTTGTACAATTGTTCCCTTTCTAGATCATTCTTcgggcattggttcaaattgaacctgtcacccttcacaataggtgctatacttggtgaacaatctttcatccgaaatctctctaggaccttattgatataggtttcttgagatagtcctaaaattcctcgaggtctatctctatggatcttaatgccaatgacataagatgcctcacccatatccttcatgtcaaaactcttaTAGAGGaattgtttcacctcatgtagcaaccccttatcattggttgcaagtagtatatcatccacatacagcacaaggaaacaaattttgctgcCACTAACcttctggtatatacattgatccatgacattctctataaaaccaaatgaagagatgacatcatgaaaccttaagtaccattggcgggatgcttgtttcaagccatatatagatttcttaagcttgcacaccaaatgTTCACATTTACTAAAGGAAAATTCTTCAAGTTGTTTTATGTAAACCTCCtcctctagttctccattgaggaacgccgttttcacatccatctgatgtaattccatatcaaaatggacaaccaaagccaaaacaatacgaagagaatctttcttagatacaggAGAAAAGTCTCGTGTAATCGATTccttccttttgagtgaatcctttggcaacaagtctagctttatatctttcaatattACCCAATGAAtcattcttagttttgaagacccatttacaaccaatagCCTTCGCACCATTAGGTAACTGAACCAAATCCCAGACTTTGTTAGatgccatagaactcatctcttccttcatggcattgtaccacaaattagatttatcactatccatggcttgtgaaaacgtTTCGGGATCATTCTCAGCTCCAATATTATAGTcagactcttgtaaatacacaatataatcactaggaatagccgatttctttattctagaagatcttctcaatgttgcatcaacattctcttgaggagtgtgttgctcaactggttgttcaacagtttttggtaattgctgaacaactggatctactagatcaatatcagcaggttgtggaacttcaacaattggttgttcaatagccAGCTGAACTGAAAGGGCATTATGAGCAACTTGAGGTGGAAGGTTGAGTGTCTGAATGATCTTCCTTAGGAACAAGATCCCTCGGTTGATCGCTCCCACTGATCaagtcatttttaagaaatttagcatttcttgattccacaattctAGTGgtatgagatggacaataaaacctgTATCCCTTAGACCtttcggcatatccaatgaaatatccacttatggtccttgggccaacttcttttcttgtggattataAATTCTCACTTCAGATGGGCATCCCCAAACGCGCACATGATGTAAACTCGGTTTCCaacctttaaataactcaaaaggtgtctttggAACAGCCTTGGTcggaactcggtttaatatgtacactgccgtcttaagtgcttcagtccataagaatttaggaagtttggagctgCTAAGCATACTACGCACCATGTCTAATAAGGTCCGATTTCTTCTTTCCGCCACGCCATTTTGGTCCGGAGAACCAAACATagtatattgggcaactatcccatgctcttgaagaaatcttgcaaatggaccaggtgcttgtccatcttcagtgtatctaccatagaattctccacctctatctgatctcacgatcttaatttgcttattgcattgtttctctacttctgccttaaataccttaaaggcatctaatgcttcatatttattatgaatcaagtagaTATACATATAAtgtgaataatcatctataaaggaGATAAAGTATTTCTGACCACATGAGTCTATATCCGGACTACAAATATCCGtgtgtatgatttctaatatttctgtactcctcttggcacctttctttgttttgttagtctgctttccctttatgcagtccacacaagtatcacaatcagtaaaatctaaagtaccgagtactccatcatttactaatcgcttaattctttctatggagatatgtctCAATCTCCgatgccacaacatagaggaatgttctttcacaacacatcgttttATATCAgctttatcatgaacatgcatcgcatcataataggcattgtcttgtaaattaattcgaaaagaccatcagacaaagtaccactcccgacaattttagatttaaatgataaacagaagtttaaatctgaaaagttaaaagagtatcccaaaggtacaagtcttgaaactgaaattaagtttctagaaaaactaggaacataaaatgtcttttccaaattcaaaacaaaaccattATTGAGAACTAGTTTATATGTCTCAATAGCTTCCACATGTGAACGCATCTTGTTTCctgaatagatgctttgttcactttCCACTAGCTTCCtatggttttgaaaaccctacaaggaattcgaaatatggattgtagatccagaatcaatccaccaagtgttgtgacttacatcagtcatattagattcataacaaacataAGAAATTGGATTACATTTCTTCTCGAGCCAGgccttaaatttgacacaatcTTTCCTTATATGCCCCTTCTGTTTACAGAAGAAACacttggattctttcttaatgtcagcttggggaggtattttacattttcccttATGCTTGCCATAGCCCTTATCCTTTCCTTGTATTGtcaaatgagcactttctcccaattccataattagtctttcttcatcttgaacacacatggtcatgagttcattaattgaccatttattcttatgtgtgttataagagatcttgaaaggtgcatactgttgtgggagagtgttcagaatataTTACACAAGGAAGGATTTAGATATGTCAACCTCAAGGTTCTTAAGCCGAGCTGCAATAttcctcatttgcatgatgtgctcacgcacacctctaacactagtgagcttcaatgatgaaaacttcacaatcagggtcatggcatgcgccttCTCAGAACTTTCAAACTATGCATCTATGGCCTCCaataaagccttagcattgCTATGCTTAGCAATTGAACCACGAATACTAGGAGATATCTTAGCTCTTATAAACATGGCACAAACGCGGTTGGACCACTCCCATTGGTTATAAAGAGCTATCTCAGCTGGAGTGCTCGAATTAGTAGGAGCAGGTGGTTcgtctttccttatagcataatcaatgtccatccaccccaattgaagaagaactgactccttccaaactttatagttctcaccattcagtatgggaacatcaaacttaaattcagagaaattcacaggttgcgaaactgcatatcaaataattatgcttatgtcacaaaatttgaggcaaatataaataaatcatgttttaccaatgtaaacatgtcacaatatgaatcacatGACATAAAAACTActgtgggctaagtttttaatttaaatagattcataattacttcatgaagaaactaccatattatatgccttttcttaatccctgtgggtaaattaagaaaaataatatgatatttcatcctaattaatcatattaatataatgaaaattcatgtggaataaaattcatcatattaatataattaattacaatcaatgtccatttctaaatatgatcccgaggcttttaatatataatttaattaattaaagatgatgTGGCCActccctaattaattaaatatatggaccattggacatttaatttcatgcacaaaatattcataaaatacatgaaatgacaaaatagtaaataaaaacaTCGAAgggcagaacagtaaataaatcGGCCAAGGGCAtgattgcaaaaatttaaaatgaatggggcAAAAAGGTAAAAGCAGCCGCGGGTGGGAGACGACGGGCGCGTGCCGAGCACGCGCGCGTCCAGCGCTCGGCGCGTGCCGAGCACGCGCTAGAATCCGCGCGGGCGCGTGTCCACACGCGCGTAATGTTTGCCGCGCGAGTGAGAGCGCGTTGCGCGTGGATTCCACGCGCCTGCAACCGCAGCGCGCACGCGTCGGCTCCACGTGCCTTCTTCCTCGCGAACAGAAGCGTTTTCTTCGCCGTTTTTCGCCGTTTCGCCGCAGTTTCGCCGgccgtttcttctccggcagcccatcTCAGACACAAATtaataatgggttttgaagagcatgccGGCATGACCACATGGGTCCAAGTTTCGgcgaaaatgattaaaaaattggccccaaatcaaacgaaaatttcccaaaacacaATTTCCCCAACCACCGCAACTTCCGCCGCCcgattagcctccggcgaaCACCGATAATGCCAAAATAACTCATGATTAATATTCCTTATGGCGGTGCGACCGTACGGGTCCGAATTCGAGGGGTGGGTCGCCGGATTTTGCCCGGAATCGGCGAATTTCTCTTGGCCTCAAAACTTCAAGTTACTGTTTATGTTCTAAAAGCCCGAATATACACCGAAAATACAccaaaaatacacaaaaatacaccaaaaatacacaaaaatacAACAAAACAAGACAGAGGCTCTtaacatgctctgataccaaatgttagacataaaaattcatatgcggaagccaggatcaattgaagacaaacctccagccattgttcttgttcgCGTTTGTcagaaaaaacctaaaattaaagaaaattgggGACACTCTACTACCTCAATTCACTCtcgtactgatggtgtattctgAATGAGAGAGTTCGAGTTAGACCTTGTCATCACCCGTAAAAAATGAACGTACGTTCTTTTTATATCCCGTCTCCCATCAAAACGGTTACCAAATgggcggttgtcacgaaaggGTACGAAGCGTGGAAAATTTTTATGTCGAACAGtcgcaactttaagagaaaatgtgggtctaaaatgtgggatcacaaaaataaataacatgacaatcatcgccgtcgccgttcgACTTTTCCTAGCTGAAGTCGACCTAGCTCTGTTTGCCCCTGTTTCCGAGCCAAGGAGTCCGAAGTTTTCAGCTCTTTCTCGAGACTCCTCCGCCAATGCTGATCTTCATCTCCGAAGTGTCTGGGACCTCCAGTCTCTGATTTTCTCATCCGCCGAGGCTAGAAATCCGGTCTCGCCAAGGTAAGAATACATGCTCTGTTTCGATTCTTTTATGAGCAAAAACAGAGGCCGAAAATCCTAGCTTCTATTGGTGACAGATTCAACTGCGATTGGAGTTCTATGGATGATCAGAACCTGAGGTGTTGCTGTTGTGATGGTCTAGGTATGAATTTCCATTTAGTTGTGGCATTTAGACTTCATGGTTGAGACAAAATGAATTTCCAGGTCTCAAGACTCTCGACTCTAACGGCCTCTTCTTCACAGCCAGGATGAAATTACGATGTCTTCCTTAATTTCAGAGGCAAAGACATCGGCAGCAACTTCGTGGGTCATCTATGCAAGGCCTCGGATCGGGCCGGCTTAATGACGTTCACGGGATAGCAAGGAACAAAGGAAGCGAGAGGGAATACGGCCCTCGATCATGAGGGGGATCAAAGAATCGCTCATTGCGATCATCATCTTCTCGGAGAGCTACGCTTCGTCGTCGTGGTGTTTGGAAGGGCTGGTGAAGACATTAGAGTGCAAGAAGATGAATGAACAGGTTGTGATGCATTCTACAAAGTGGAATCCAGGAAGGTAGGAGGAAGGCACGGGAAATCATGAGCAGCAAAGTACAGAAATGGAAGGAAGCTCTTGTTGGAGCTTCTAATTTGTCGGGGTGGCTTCAGGAAAGTTGGTAATTCTAATATATAATCACCTATAAAAATTGATAGACAGATCGAGACACGCTTGGCCTAATGGCGCGCTGGTCCATTCGTGCCTTCTCCTTTAGTTCgagatttcttgaattttttttttttttttgggttattgACGCAAGATATCAATATTACATAAGGCAGGGGTGTCAATAGGTTGGTTCTAGCCGGACACGCATTAAACCAGTCCCCGAAAAGCCCTGGTTGGGTCAGGTTAGCAAGAGcctagaaaatagaaaaagataaattaatggaaaaatagcAATAGAAGTGTCGGTCCTCCGGCGGTCAGATTTACCCACATTGCTAGGACTAGGAGTTACTTTTACTGCTCGACCTCTGTAGtttgaatttcttgataaaacttttaattttaattgtgCAGACAAACATTTGGAGTAGCTGATTAGGCGTTGTGACATAATGTTTATACCGAGATCTCGCCGGGCTTGCTGCCGGCCTTCTCAACACAATGGGAAATACTTTTGTGGATTCATGTCCAATAAATCAAACGCATGACAAGTATTTATCTTTTGAAACTCACCTGAGACATTCTAAGATACACATAATCGGCTGTTTTGATTCACCCGATCAAATGGACGGCATCCAAGGAAGAAACTCCCCAGCGCATTGAAGTTTGTGGGGGAGTGCATCGAAATTCTACTTTTCTTGTGAAGTTCAATAGACAATTGTTTGGCTGTGACAAACATGCGTTCTATCTAAAATGTTCTTGGCATATTTCAAGAGTGACTTTTCATcaaccaatttttattttttgtttgggtGTGACAATAATTAGGGTTGCCGTGATGTCGAATAGTGTCATATCGATacttgaaggagaagtctcTTTAGATATatctatatttaatttttgcCATAGATAGTACCGACAACTAGATGCTATGCAAAAAGGTCAACAGTTATACAACTTTATGTACGAAGGCAATCCATCACATCCATACGTGACAGGTAATcggttaattttctttttcttatgggTCAAGTATAGTTGGTAAATTTTCAACATATAttgtatagatagatagatgCTCTGCTAAAAGGTCAAATTATAGAACTTCACAAATCATTTCCTCggaattattaatttttcaatccACGCTATTTacgaatttttttcaaagtatcTTAGTACCgatttttttcctattcaaaatttttttgagtccttaatattaaatttttcctATGCATGGCAGACATGTGTCCCTTATATGACTCTTAAAGATCCAGCTATCACATTAACATATTATTAATTCACGTTCATGTATATTTGATGCATGAATcatgagaaaattccaaaagcaAGTGGGCAGTTTCAAAATGTTCGAACTAAAATTTAGAATAATGCCATGTAAAAACTTGTTCAAATTGTCATCTATTCAATTAGCGTCAACAGAAAATGGATTGCTCATGCAAGTAGCCTTTGTGTATTCATGTTCCTAAGATCCATTTGTAACAAAAAAAGCATAACAAAATCTTCCCATGTAAAAGggtgcttaaaataattaaaagaaactcaCAGTTtaataaacatatttttgggAAGCGCCACATTTATGTGGAGGAGTGCGTGCTTAGATAATTTGGGAGGTGGACCGGTTTAGATGTGCAAAGAATGACCCGTATATGCCTTAATCGCCTAACCACAAAAACCAATATGagccttttttaaatttctacaAAGGCAtccatttcaagaaaaaaaatatatcccATGCCTTCATGGTCTTCAAATAGAAAAGTGGAATGCATCTTTCTTCGAAAAATCTGGCATATATATGGGCTTTCCTATCATAGGAAGGCACGATCATATTATAACGATCGTAAGTAgtagaaattatttaaattccacaaaACTATTAAAACTAGCACATCGTCATCGAACTTGTTTTTTTCTAGGAAGAGCTAAAATCTAGACTAGAGAGggagaaaagtaccaaaaaggtcataaacctattacattggtaccaattcagtcataaacttttcaatttgatcacttcagtcataaaccttttaatattgataccaattcagtccatttggccaattttggccggccggcaCTGACGTGGACgtttgtgacatcccagattttcaactctgttttctattaaataaatcgggcatttcattgacacgccTATAGGACTGTTCTCAGAATTAattactctcgagataactaggcTACTTGGGGAAACTaataaggattttaaggcaaataaacttgagaattcgactaagaATCGGCTTCTCAACCGTGTCTATCTTTAGAAGCCATTgcggcacagtataaaatcgatttgaaatcagaaatAGGCTGGttcgacagagatgtgtggctaatcgtgggtgacaccactaaattggaaaattctcgtcgactggcactagattgattttcttattgttttggtaccctgtgtccgtatttagatcctcgagattttcatgacaaccgagagtcgccaatgagtcaagTGGATTCATcatggcttgaagaaaatcgattacgggtcatttgcactaaaaatgcctgaaagttacccggtagtctaggtcacgctaaaaacttgtcgaatggaaattaaccgtgaatttaagttcgatttcagaaattaaagattctgtcatgtcacaataaattctaggagtgtcgactcagtctcagaagattttttggagattccgagatttttacggaaaatcgttcGGACATCACggaaaattaacagaaattcGTATGGACCGAATTTAAGCGAGTTTGGACTTTCAAGCCGAGCCTCTGGGTGTTGGGTACTTACAGAAAATTCTACGAGAATTATCTTTATCGAAATTGGACTTCGATTTGGAGATTTTGTGGATAAATTGAAgcttaaattgaaaattttggatctATGGTGAGGGCAGCATATTTTGGCATCAATATTAGATTTATTGGTGGAAATTTAGTTGGAAAGAAATAGGGAACATGCAATCAATGTAAGGGATTGGATTGCTTGACTTTTGTTCCTTCCTCTTCAACTTGCCGTGCACGCTTGGCCGGCCTTTCTCTTCTTCGTGCGAGCTGCCCCTCCTCAACCGAAGCTGCAGCTCTTTTCTTCATTCACTTTTTCCTTTCTGCCATGTCTTCTTCCACCAACCTGCTTCTCCATTTTCGTTCTTCCCTTTGCCGCACGATCAGTCCACTTCAGCAAAGTGGTTGACCGCCTTCACCGCCCACGATCCCACCGAGAAGTCCAGCGTCGTCGTCCGTGGTTCTCCACCAACAGCACGCATCCGCGAGCAGCTTCCCCAGCAGCTCACTCCGGCTGCCACGTCCTCAGCGTCATCGCCCTCAGTCAACCATCAACCGAAGGCCACAGTCGTGGACTCTTCTCCTGCAGTTCGTGGTTCTTTACTTCTCATCCACCGAATTCTTACAGCCGTCTTCACACTCACACCCACGAAGCCAGCCTACCGCTGCCACTGATCCATTTCCGAGCTTCTCCGGTCAACAAAAGAACTCTCCACCGGTTTGTTGACCACCAGCGTCCACCGAAGAAGCCAGctgccatcttcttctttcggtTTTGGTGCACTGTCC
This region of Eucalyptus grandis isolate ANBG69807.140 chromosome 8, ASM1654582v1, whole genome shotgun sequence genomic DNA includes:
- the LOC108954399 gene encoding uncharacterized protein LOC108954399 isoform X1, which produces MRKHRSRAGFLTDEAQSLTIIAVAVRLFLAEVDLALFAPVSEPRSPKFSALSRDSSANADLHLRSVWDLQSLIFSSAEARNPVSPRFNCDWSSMDDQNLRCCCCDGLEAKTSAATSWVIYARPRIGPA
- the LOC108954399 gene encoding uncharacterized protein LOC108954399 isoform X2, whose product is MRKHRSRAGFLTDEAQSLTIIAVAVRLFLAEVDLALFAPVSEPRSPKFSALSRDSSANADLHLRSVWDLQSLIFSSAEARNPVSPRFNCDWSSMDDQNLRCCCCDGLARMKLRCLP